gacagtaggccaaaggtagtagcgacatctaatcgagaatcaaattttcgtcattttcgaggcacgttttttccttagactgtatccatctacatctattacggagttatatctatctttggaatgAGTCTATAGAGTATACATATAGTAGGTACTAGAGCAATTCAGGAAATTGTGTTCTAACTATTTATGACAGGTGCTTGTAAGTTAACGCTAGTAAGCCCAATGTGACataataattgttattattaatacacAATTGTACAGTTTAATCGCCGTTTACAAAGTATAAATACATTCGTTTACATTGAACGCGCGTGTGGGTTTTTACAAAGTTCGCTCCGATAGACGTGATTATTAATTCATAATGATGGGtaaagaaaaagtaagggcaaatcgcctagcatggtacgggcatgtgatgcggagggatgaaagtcatgtgacgagaaaggtattaagaatgaatgtggagggaagtacgaggagaggaaaaccgaggaaaaggtggatggactgtgtgaaagatgatatgaaactaacgcaagtgaatgatgagatgacgggtgacagagatgtatggaagaaaaagacatgctgcgccgaccccaagtgaatgggacaagggcaagcgaatgatgatgaatgatgggtataaaaagtttttctcaaaaatttcTATTTCAAAATTAGCAGTATTCAGTACTAAAATCTGCTATGGCTTAATTTTGATATATTGTTGCGATCGCTCGTGTTTTTTGGTGCTCGCGAAATGCACTGCGAATCGTAATATAcccacctatccaaagtggccctgacctggCGGCCtaaccaaggtgacaatcgctatcgcttcgccatcgaatcgcattgtgtctctctatcactcttctacattagcgtgacagtgacagttgcgtttcgttcgctacgaagcgttagcgattggcatgttgtctacggggccaggaAGTTGCCCGGCAAacggaaacatggtcgccctaaatctaCTTGGCgccgttctgtggagcaagagctgggtgtattggggatggggtgggaggaggttacccaagctgcccaagaccgaagTCAATGGAAGAataagattcgagccctacaccccagcagggggtaacaggataAGAGGAAGAAGACGGCTGGGGTGCATCGTGCagcaaccccgaaatcgcgcaaaaaaatgtggttgtttcatacattttggctggtcctttttctatgagaaggtaaatttttttcgcgatgtctgggttggtcccatagtaaaagttgctcagtataatcccaaaacctcactggcaacgggaatgcacttattttctagccatcctgtataatcAGATAACTTTACCTAAGGACTTAAGGACGCGGAGCAgaagctcaacgagggagaggagtgttatggtcggcaacgcgcatgtaactcctctggagttgcaggcgtacataggctacggagactgcttaacatcaggcgggccgtatgcttgtttgccaccgacgtagtataaaaaaaaataaaaaaatctgcttGGCAGCCTTTACAACGTTAACGAATCGCCAGACTTACGTAAGAGGGCAGAATACCACGTACTCGTCAATACAAaacgaaaaaatgtttttccttttttaaatattttccgttctccatgatttttagtatgttattgacacaatgaaaaactaggtttataggttatccttttttcaaaatttgcaaccaaattttttttaacgtgatattcgatgaacaccggtagcatgcacgaaaaagtgtcacgttgtggacagatctccatggtaacgttacgtcaatgttttcttatgacgttatcacgcaaaattatcgtccgtaaaccgacaaccatatttttttaaagcggaACCTATAAGCctagaataataatatattatgctgaagcgaccgacatcaaaatcaaagtgatttgttaagatttagttaaaaccggtttctcccgaaatggaaattgtatgaaaaacaatTAAGTATCATTactcaaaaacggcaaaaaaatcagatgtgttgtatgggagccccacttaaatacttattttattctgtttttagtatttgtgtttAGGCTTCATAGTTTATTTCTGGAACTTGTTGGCAAATAGATATATTATCGTAACGGCGAGACAAATAAAGTTACGATTTTCGCCTGCTAGATGTGACGATCGTAATTATTACGATCCACTTGGATCTAATTAATATACTCCCAGAAGTATTGAATATAGTATCTACGGGATAAGACATCATATAAAAaattcagtaggagtagcagaaaaAGCGCTATTCTATTGTTTGTCCTTTTCATAGTCTCACTTTTCATTTCTGCCTACTTCTAAAAAGTccttaattgaattgaaattgaaaactttatttcagacacattAGGTATCCATAAACATTGGTTAATActtaacaaataacaaaacaaaaacaaaacaaggataatgttagtattacttaaggctaaaacaaaaaactaaaactaaaaataagtaTCGCGTCAAAACGGTAGACGTATTGTTGACAGAGCGGTCGGCTAAAGAACGTCAATCTGCTgttgcggggcgaggtaattcgaatcggggcggggcggtgcgtggccgttctgtatgataaattgataataagtattacttattctgtgcccaaaGCTAACGAGCCGGGCGCGCAGTGGCACGAACCTTTGCGCATACGCATCGCGCACTAAGAGTATCTATATAAGCAAACGTCCTCTCGCTGCCTCATTAATAAGGCACCCAGTGGCTGTAGCTCTCACTACCGCGGACGACAAGTATAACATAACaagacattatttttttaaatgtaagtctGAACAGAGTATTAAATTGGGATTTTTTgggatataaattattttttatatacagaTCTGAGCTCGTATTTCGACTtactaaaagaaaacaatatacatgaaataaaactatgaaaacggattatatcgcgtatattgaatttgtacTACATCCCGTAGTACTTTGAGTTACCgtgatttttgtatgtgggtatttttgcacattgtagtttttcttcagtcatccgttgaccacgaacgctgtaaagggttcgaaaagtcgggatgtattataaattcaatatacgcgatataatccgttttcatagtgttatttcatgagtaaccatcgcggtaaccgaagacaatattaaatcaatatacaCTCAAGAGCAGCAAAAACAGGTCACTTTGTATGGAAATTTCTATACAGCCTGGACCTACCTTATTATGGATTCTCCTAAATCCTTGAGGCTAAGACTAAGACCTTCTACTACAGTGTCTagttaaatcttttttttattacaagcttttatttaacttgcaatgtacctatgtaagtatgtatgtaactatgtttgtacgggtcaaatcttgcaagttaaatttgacccacttcccggtttccgatgaagctgaaaatttgcatacgtatGTAAGTCGCGTGAcagtgcaatattatggtaccatcgagctggtctgatgatggagacaggaggtggtcataggaactctgtgatgaaacaacgaaacctaattgtgtttggggtttttagaattccctcgtattagttgtctgtggaaaaaaagtacagtcagagatgaaagcttgtaccaaaaatgaaattttttgcaaaaacttataCTACGGATTTTGCCTTGGGATACCTCGCTTAAGGATTTAGAAGCATATATCCACAGCTTTGCTATGAGTAGGTAATGCCTGAACCCCTATAAGTATAttatagtgtaaatttcatacGATAGAGTGACGTGCGTTTGCGTTATAtcttattttgtatgggattttgaacagcgcaccaagcgggacgttttggaaactcaaattCCCATGTACGAAATTACACTTCGCGTACGTCACGCAAAAACGCTCTATGACCAAAAATAGGATACCAAATGCTAATCCTTAATTTTCGAAAACAGGATAGAAAGttccttttagggttccgtagtcaaagGGTGTGAATGCCGTGGTGGTTGGGGTGGGTCGAAACGctatttataggtattattaaacTTCTGCTGTCGTTCTGTCAGTTTATCAGTGGGCTGAATTTCATGAACTCTATCAAACAGAGAATTAAAAATTTTCACACTGAGTGTTTTTTTGCTGTAGAGCTAtataatttaaagaaaaaaaaacccggccaagtgcgagtcgtactcgcgcacgaagggtttcgtaccattacgcaaaaacggcaaaaaatcacgtttgatgtatggccccacttaattatttattttattctgtagtatttgttgttatagcggcaacagaaatacatcatctgtgaaaatttcaactagctatcaccgttcatgagatacagtctggtgatagacggacagacagacggacggacagcggagtcttagaacCCAAAAAATGGCTTCAAATTTCGGCCATTTATTTAACGAATTTACATTATGTTTGGTTTATTTACATCTATTTCGTATAGCAACCAATAAATTAGTCAAGCATGATTCGGAGACAAGAAAATAGATATTCCGAAAATGGTGCAATATCACTCATAGAATCCCTCGTGTATTCGTGTGCAATCAaaattctaaaggggcccactgactatcagtccgccggacgatatcggcctgtcagttgttcgtaactgtcaaatttttgttctaactgacaggccggtatTGTCCGGCGAACTGCCAGTCAGTGAGccccttaaaattaaaaaaaaaatagcaagtAGCCTCACTCAAGGGCTTTTTACAAGTCAAGACAATATTCACATAGATATTATATAGTGAAATGAAggatacatacctatatttataaatataaaacagtCAATACTTGGGGAAACATTACgagtattataaaattatataaaattaataattaggcAGGTACTAAAATAAAACAGAGATGTATAAGTCTCTATGGTAAATTAATTTGGAGATGTAAAAGGTCTCCAAAGTCCTAATGTCGTGAAAATACTAATACGAATAAGATTTGGAGGTGAAAAGGCTCTCCTAGATCCAGatgaattgaaatgaaaataatttattttgaaacaaCACATTTTTTGCACAATTGCACACGTAGACGGATGACGCTAaagtatattatataagtataacgACGATGACGCTcaagtatacatacatacatacatataatcacgcctatttcccggaggggtaggcagagaccacggatttccacttgctacgatcctgacatacctctttcgcttccttcactttcataacattcctcatacacgctcgccggtttagggtgctcttgacctggcctttcttcaggatttccccgatctgatcagagaaagtccgccgaggtctgccccttccaactcccgtttctacctctcccatatatactctctttgttagccttctttcactcattctttccacgtgtccaaaccatctcaacatacctttctcaatttttgtcacttacATATAATTATACTTGAACGTCGTCGTCgtaatatataagtataattaaacaAACCAAATGGACTAATTTACGTGCTATCAGCTCTTAGTAACGGCGTATCTTCTACGTTTTTATAATAGGACGTTGTTTTCCCACGCTCATTTTCATGCCGAGGCCTATGTCAAACTTTCGATTGGTTTTTGGAGTTTCGTACCAAAAAGGTGAAAAGCAACCCTCTGGTGCGattttgtccgtctgtctgttttttgtatattaccaaaaatagatataattccgtaatagatggatacagtctaaggaaaaaacgtgccttgaaaatccacgaaaatttgattctcgatcagagggcgccactagttttggcctactctcgtatagaaggcgttgacggtttcgtttgttatttataattttcaggttcaaaatcatataaaaataattaatgcaaataaaaaaatcatttatccatatttaaatacattttaacgtatttttataaatcttcatttttagtttcaaggtatgtcgatagatggcagtgaatttacagtggttacaaaatttactatgacggtaccgctctatcttattatatcctctttgataataccCTTCTTCCTACCCTACCTACCTATCCTTCTTCTAAAACTGTTTACGGAGCTGAAAATGCTTTCTTACTGGATATCacactaaactctcgcgttttgtacacaaaattggggcattttctgtgaaaagggaccttgttgtcgatggcgcttacgccgcacagcgtcgcgcggcattttatttttatcggagcatcgtttataatggcgtaagcgccatcgacaataaggtccctttttatagaaaataccataattaatgtcattaagtctaaagcgattaaatttcattattttaccttttttccggcGTTTCAGCCAGCTgtgaaaaaaggtaaaataatgaaatttaatcggaGTTGTATATCGTtcgaaaaatatatgttttctcATTTTAAGGTCCTATCGACGGTTTAGGTTGCGCGTCTACAGTAGGTCTCAAAATAATTGAACtgttttagaaaatattaaactttaagACTTTAAAAAGCAGTTGAATTGGTAATTTCAGCATTACATTACAAGTTACTTAACTAGAGTAGGtacgttttgtttctttttagtcCATTTTCCATATGCCAGTTTTCATTAAACTGCTCGTAatttaagcccggttcacatttgtctgacatgtcgtgttgtgttgtgttgtgacgcATCAGAACGGCAATcaatacacaacacaacacgataCGTCAGACATAGAATAAACAAAGTGGAACCTCTTTCTAAACTCATATACATACAACAATGTCGTTAATGTGTCCTacttaatgttttctttttgtatttcatttcaatcaGTGACTAATTAAATAGTTATCAGTTATGTTTATGTAACACCCGATTATTGCAGATGGACAAGAAAAACAATAACCAGAAAAACCCCGGGCTGGCAACATCTGTCGAGGAGGCGCTTAGCTATACAGGTCAGTCCGAGACACCAATAATATGTCAACACTTAACGAACTTTAGTTTAGTTACTgacacatgggcgtaaggtgaaaaatttattcactGTTATACAATATTCTTGTAGTTATGAAACGGCCAAcctacatattttgactaaggaaTTTTGTGAAGTTAGGGGTTGTAGTTAGATTtaaaagcttggctctacacaaggcggacacgccatacatcaaaaatcatttgcgtatCTATGGGTGAACTGCACGTTTGTACAGGGCCGACTCTCGTTCTCGTGCGGCGCGCGGGCGCGGGATCAATATTCTGCCAACCtctctagaaaagtgttagtctcagctttccgagtccggtccggacacatccctacaaacaaatttctgtgcatgatgggtgttaaatcgtcaccactgtgtgcaaactgtcagaagactgatgacttgtctcacgtgttgttggaatgcgtccggaattcggacttgagaaaaataatttttggtagtctgggctccatgcacaatggacagatcaattgttggttggcagagcctatatcggacaaagcaatcagtgtttaccactttattgacctctcccttgagtagggaactatgatagcagcacccatgaggctgacatgttcacctagagtgtccaaagcctccataaaaaccagattaaaaaaatatatattggaaaacttgattatttatttctacAAATTGATGAGTGTACCCGTACATAGCACGATACATACACAATACACGGGCATTTTAAACGTTCCGTCATCGCGTCGCTAACCGAACTGAGAGCCAGTAGTTCGCCAGATTTCTGTCTCGGCCCCTGGGGCAAGCTTAGGTAAtttgagtcggggcggggcggtgcgtggccgttctgtatgataataggggggggggggggtatagTGGGGTACTTAATTAATTGCGAATACATTTATGTCCATAATTAATCTACGAgatgtaaatacttaaataaaaaaaggcaTTTGCCCCACTATGCCCCATGCATAGGGGTAAAGTGGGGTACGCTATGGTAAATGGGATATTGGGTACCCTATGatttataataaactataaCACACCACACTACATAAGTACGTTTTATAAAGAATTGCTGTTCAATTTCATTGTCTTTTAATAaatggatttattattattattaaaaaaaatatgaaaaacactGGTTTTGATATTCTTGTTTATATCACATAAACGCCTGCCGAAATGGCGTGGCTCGCCAATGAAGGTCACGCGCCGACTAACGAACGACAAATCAAAGCGGGCCATTTGACAGTTTGCACGGCGTCTGTTTCGAGCTGCGGCTCGCCCCGCTATGCCCCGTGACCCCGCTATGCCCCCTCCTCCTCCTATTACTTATTGTGGCTCTACGTAAGACCTtaaaactttttgacagtgcgagctagggtttctaggtgactacgaaaccctaaaaatcgcaATTTTCTCCCAATTATTGcctttattgtacctattatcTTACAAGTGGTTGGCCTtggaataaaatgtatttaaaccaACAAGTGATACTTTAAACCtgaataaatatcaataaattccAAATGTATTGTTTCTAGGCCAGAGTAAAAACGTCATTtcgcaatacaatacaaaattaaaatgggTATACATAATATTCCAAAACGAACAAACAGTACCCATTTCTGTTGCTCTTAGAGCTGTTTTGtacaaaaatcatttttacacGATCTTATGGTATTTTAAGGTTGTTTTAATTCATAAGTTAAGTCAGAAGTTTTTTCTCGTGTGCTTAGAACATTCTGTGCCTAATATAAGACTGatacaaagttttgtacggaacactaaaaaacgCAGAACGGgccaatataatatttataattataaatgaataAGTAGCGCATAGTAACATCAACTACAGAATTAAGGCTTCCTTGGactattttaacataattaaacAGTGCTATCTATCTGACATTTGTTCTAAAAGGTCGTTAGTGCGTCTGTTTACATATAACCATGTCACATATCagtatttactatttacattaGATTACCTAGTAGTAGCACGTATCAAATTCATACaaggggccgatttttgaatttttcccTTTTAGGCccatttgcaccatcccactaacccggggtaaaCGCACaaaaccgttaactcagtgttaaattgtactgttaaccatggtaactctaggttACCGGTTACCCCgagttagtggaatggtgcaagtgggtctAAGAACTCCACtcctaggcatttaaattctactaatagaattcaAAACGCGTGGTctataccactagattcccaatttccaTCGCTCGCGCGacaagtgggagtcggactcgcccaccgagggttccgcactttttagtatttgttgctgtagtggtaacagaaatacatcatctgtgaaaatttcaactgtttagttatcacggttcatgagatacagcctggtgacagacagacggacagacggacagtcggacagacggacagacggagagacggacagcggagtcttagtaatagggtcccgtttttaccctttgggtacggaactctaaaaatcgCCCCCCGGTCAACTTAAACTACTTAAAGTAAAGTCTGACAAGCTTAATCATTATTTCATTCGTTTAAACTTTGGATtcttctaaataaatattacacgcCATAATAATATTACAGTAATGGCGTGTaatattgatgagtgttaacaCAGTGGCCGTTGGCCGTCAGTGTATTGAATGATCGAGAGACCGTTAAACAATTGTAGGTAACATTCCAAATTAATCAATTGATGATCAATCGACGCTTGATCAATGACCAGTTATTGGTGTAGGTTTTTAGGTATGAACTGGTACACTTTTATATGAATACAATAGTAACTATTAGTAATATGTTGCGACTGTATACTAGTGACGCAGGGCCGTCTGGTTCTCTTATCGGTTAATTTGTAGAACCAAGCTCTGTCATGCACTTCCTGGCATTTCTTGATGGTGCTCCACCACCCTATTAGTGATATACTCacaaggggcctactgactatcagtccgtcgggcgatatcggcctgtcagttagaacaaaaaattacagttccgaacatctgacaggccgatatcgtccggcggactgatagtcagtaggcccttttatgtttttaaaccgTTAGTCACCATTAAAAGTTCGCTTTTAATTGTATGGCAAGTTTCATAGTACTTTGCTGTGTAGTATTGATCAGTCCGCCAATTGTAGTTGGCGCAACCGGTCGTACATATTCTTCAAATGGTTCAGGGCCCGGACTGGTGGTGGTTGCATCGCGTTGGACGCTGGacgttttacatatatttttaatgacataACCAGTTAAATTCGTTGCGGCTCACTGTTATTATATCTCCAGGTTTTGGCAAGTACAACTTCGGTCTGCTGTTGATCTGCAGCTGGACGTTGCAGGCGATGGGGATGGACATGTTCGGCACCAGCTTCGTGGTAGCAGCTGCTGTTTGTGACCTGGACTTGGATATGCAGAAGCGAGCGCTGCTCACCGCCACACCTTTAGCGGGTAAGAGCCATTTGACAGGACAGTGTCAGGTTTTAAAATTAATCATGATCATTTAAAGATCATGTTAATTTCAAACCTAATTCTCTTCTTAACGAAGCACATATTTTAAGTATCTACCTAAATTGTTTCTTGATTCATTTCATCACACGTAAATTCTTATATGAGAAAGGAACAGTTAAGTAGTTGTTCAACTTCGACGTTTTTGCGGATTCTCCAACTGCCATCGGGTCTCTGCGTTGGACCGAGGATTTTGCGGAGAATCTTCCTCTCAACCACCAGCAGCTTACTTTCTTCTTTAAAAGTTAGTGTCCAGTGTTAGTGATAAAAATTGATATACTTAAGAATCAAACAAACTTACTTTGTGTTGTGATGTTTGATTCCAATTATGCGAGGGTGTCGACCGAAGATATGTTTACTTGCAGCAGTACGAGAGAGAGGCACATACCCTCGTACTGCTGCaagtaaatatatgtaaatcGTCTTCGGTCGACACCTgaagtataattaattatgttttaacaCGTGGATAATCCATCATTACGCTCGCTGACGTACAGATATTTCACCAACAAGTGCTAGCGTCGATCGTCGTGTTTTAAAAACCAATGTTCTTATTGACCAGGCGTGGTGGCCGGAGCGCACCTGTGGGGCTACATAGCAGACACAAGAGGCCGGCGGCTGACACTGTCGCTGTCAATGTCTATAGGCTTCGTCTTCGCCGCTCTGAGCAGTCTGTCGCCTGACTGGAGGACTATGATGGTACTGAAACTGTTGTCTGCCACtttgtaagtattttaaatcgtaatattcacaacgacgggacttaatcgcgtaaaataagtttcctcctcctcctcctcctcctcgaaacgtcggaggtaaatttaaaacttattttacgcgattaagtcccgtcgttgtgaataataatgagtaaaaatcgtgaaagtttaaatcagtattttaAATCGTAGTCTGTCTGTGACTATAACCGAACTTTAGTCatctttttgtatgtttttcgaAAACGATTTTTCTGCTCTAAGTAAGTATACAGCAGAAGCGCGGTTTGAGCcgacgatttttgaccaccacacacatatggaatgtaataaaaattaagggTAGCAGTAATTAAAGGCAAccgaagaatttttttttatgaaaatgtgtattatgatcacaattttatttaaactaatataaaattaaacttccaTTTGAAGGCAAACCCTTTGACGTCTTCTCAATCTTATGGCTTTAGAGTAAAGAACTATTTAACTTCCTACTTTATTCAAATCTGACccaatgtattaaaatataatataggtactatgaATAACTAGTAATTTTTATCGTAATTATTATACAAAAGTATTGTTTTCCAGCTACATAATTCGTTTGTCAACAGAAGTCATACCACTTTAAGAAGAATGcaaaaagcaaataaaattCGGATGCTGTACTGTAATGATAATTATGACGTCAAAGGTGGTTAAATATACGTCACTGTTTACATGAAATTTTCCCACTATCTTATCTTAGGGACAATACACTTTATTTGTTACCAATGTTCGCGGGGAAGGCGATAGCATATGTAATAACTAGTTTCATTTGCTGATAAGCAAGCAATATCCAAATTGTTTTGTACAAAACACTATTGACAGAAGCAGTTAATTTCagtttgggcaaaaatgctttcttaATTATGTCCTGCTTCCCGACTTTTCTTTTCTAAAAGTTGCATTTCTCAGCCGATTCTCgtacaattttgtattttttgttaattctgAAATTTTCCAAAACTGAAAAGTTAGACCTAAACAAAATTAAGCTTCCTAAAAGACCGTTGTTGTTACAGCACGTCAGCAAGCAACGCAAGCGCATACACGTTGTTAGGAGAGAGCTGCAGCGCGCGTGCGCGGGGCCGCGCCATGCTGCTTTGCACATGCGCTCTAATGTGCTCGCAAGCTATTGCTGCAGGTATGTATAGTGGGATCACTATGACATGCTAACTGAAGTTGAAAATCGAAAACTACAATAACGGATTTAACATAGAAATCCATAGAAATCTATATTTGGAAATCAAACAAACTTTTGGTTTGATGTTCGTGCCTTTGTTGAAATAAAGAAGACATTTTAGCAACAGATCTTGAGATATGTGTTCTTAATTAATGGATAAGAATTGGAATATATCAAAATAACACAACCATTTTCAACATAAGTACTCAATTGTAATAATCTTCATGAGTACCTAGTAGATGACTGTCTAAGAAAAGTACAAAATAATTAGCGAAAACCGCTTGCGTACCTCAGAAACAAacgtaaaagttaaaaaaatagaaatggaaATTAACAACGTGCGATATTAAAACTAATATTTGATATACAATTTAGTTAGCGGAGATTttatacaaacattttacattttGTCCACAGTATTCGCCTACCCTATCCTCCCCCTGTCCTTCTCCTACCCCATCGAGTTCCTCGGCATCAGCTACCGTCCCTGGCGTCTCCTGGCCTTCGTCTTATCCCTCCCCTGCTTAGCCACGGCCATCCTGCTACAGCTCTTCCACGAGAGCCCCAAGTTTCTGGTGACCAGCTCTCGGTATGAGGAGGCTCTGGAGGTGCTGAAGAAAATTTATGCATGCAATACTGGGAAGAGTGTTGATGATTTTCCGGTAAGTATTTTTAACAGCCTGCCTAACTGCCGGGTATAGGCTTGTTCTCTGGCATCTGTGGCTCTCCTGAATcttagagaaaaaaaagaaaaaataattttcaggGAACGTAgacgaaatttttatttaaaccatTGTATCCATTTTCGAAAACCcttttgcaacttttatttcttCAATTCTATATTTTTACAGGTGAAGAAATTAGTGGAAGACGAAGAAGACGCGTCGTCACTGAGTCAGGAGACCTTCTTCAAGGCCCTGTGGCACCAGACCGTC
The sequence above is drawn from the Cydia strobilella chromosome 2, ilCydStro3.1, whole genome shotgun sequence genome and encodes:
- the LOC134749948 gene encoding synaptic vesicle glycoprotein 2C-like gives rise to the protein MDKKNNNQKNPGLATSVEEALSYTGFGKYNFGLLLICSWTLQAMGMDMFGTSFVVAAAVCDLDLDMQKRALLTATPLAGVVAGAHLWGYIADTRGRRLTLSLSMSIGFVFAALSSLSPDWRTMMVLKLLSATFTSASNASAYTLLGESCSARARGRAMLLCTCALMCSQAIAAVFAYPILPLSFSYPIEFLGISYRPWRLLAFVLSLPCLATAILLQLFHESPKFLVTSSRYEEALEVLKKIYACNTGKSVDDFPVKKLVEDEEDASSLSQETFFKALWHQTVQLFRPPLLKNTLKLFYLIIIIYMTGSGFVLWLPYIMNNLFSVIDNGGGSGMNLCTIIRHGSNNLLVADNSTSITVCNDTIQETTLLSAMTYGAFAASANLLLSLTCEARKRVAMMGILAMSALAAVLLNVVHVPIAGGVFFFMFLLCALSMGILSVYFVELYPTSVRGMASCLSVMLGRSSAFLGVNAIGALLQISCETTFYVWAVLLLSAIVFAWLLPKDKVVKGGDVEQTKL